The following DNA comes from Desulfobulbaceae bacterium.
TACCTGCTTAGCCATCCCGTGATTTTTTGCGAGACCATCAACTTATGATTATTATCTATAACATACTTCAGATTCTGTTGCTCCTGATTCTTGGCCCCTTTCTGGCTGTGTGGGTAGTCGTCTCGGCCAAATATCGTCATCGTATTCCTAATCGATTGGGGTTTGGACTCGGGGGCATGATCTCTGATCTGCCACTGGGGCCAAGAGTTTGGATTCACGCCTTGTCGGTGGGGGAAATGGCATCGGTCCGACCTTTGCTTGAGGTGTTGCGTCGAGAGATGCCAGAAGTAGTGGTCATTCTCTCTGCCACGACCCGTAGCGGTGAGGAGTATGCTCGAGGGTTGACCGGCCTGGCTGATTGTATAGTTCCCTTTCCTCTTGATTTTTACTGGGTAGTGAAGCGCTTTGTGAGGCTGCTGCGTCCTGATCTTTTTGTTCTGGTGGAAACTGATTTTTGGCCGAATCTGTTGTCGCATTTGAATAGGAAAAAGGTTCGTTGTCTTCTTGCCAACGGCAGAGTTACTCGTCAGTCTATGGCTCGATACCATAGATTTCGCTTCCTGTTTACCCCTGTGTTCTCCTCGTTTTGGCGGATATCCATGCAGATGGCTGATGATGCCATTCGTCTCGTTCAACTTGGTGTGAACCCTGAAAAAATTGTCGTCTGTGGTAATTTGAAATACGATATGGCAGAAATTGTGTCTGATGGAACAAGAGTAATCAGTCTTGCGGATATTACTGGCACAAGAGGGCTAATCCTGGTGGCTGGGAGTACTCATAATGGTGAGGAGGAAATTGTGCTTGATGCTTTTGTCTCCTTGCTTACTAATTATCCCTTCCTGTTTTTGGTGATAGCTCCTCGAGACGTAAAGCGGGCATTGGAGATTGTAGATTTGTGTGTTGATCGAGGCTTGCATTATACCCTGCGGACTGGGCAGAAGGGAAGTTCTGGACAGGTATTGATTCTCGATACCCTAGGGGAGCTTGTATCTGTGTATCGCTTGGCGGATATTGCCTTTGTTGGAGGAAGTCTGGTTGATCAGGGTGGGCATAATCCCCTGGAACCGGCTTTTTACTCTGTGCCGGTGCTCTTTGGGGATTATATGGCTGATTTTGCCGAAATAAGTCGGGATTTGGTCGCTGTTGGCGGCGCATTTACAGTGACCGACGAGACCTTTCGAGACAGGGTTGAAAAGTTGCTCGCCAGTGAGGGTGAGCGAAAGAGAATGGGGAGGTGTGCTGGTGATCTAGTCATGAAGCACCGAGGAGCGGCTCAACGTTTGCTGGGATTGATCAGGGAGGCTTTGTGGTGAGCGACAATCGACTCGTTCGCATGGCGTTCTTTTTTGGGAAGATATTTTCACCTGTCTATAGCCTGGTTATGCGGATTCGAGCCGCGTTCTATGCCAAGGGTATTCTTGCTGTGACTCGATTGACACTACCTGTGGTAAGTGTTGGTAATCTGACTTTGGGGGGAACCGGAAAGACTCCCATGGTGATGTATTTGGCTCGACTTCTTTCCTCTCATGGGCTCCGTCCGGGTGTCGTGAGCCGTGGTTATGGTGGGCAGAACCGGTTGCCAGTTGCTTTGGTGTCTGATGGTAACCGGATTTTCTTGTCATCAGTTGAGGCTGGGGATGAACCTGTGCTTCTGGCCCGTGAATTACCAGGGGTGCCGGTTGTGATTTCTCGACAAAGGGTCAATGGGGGGCAGTATCTTGTTCGACGTGATTGTGTCGATGTCTTGATTTTAGACGATGGGTTTCAGCACCAAGCAGTGAGCAGGGACTTTGATCTGGTTTTGTTTGCCTCAGGTGTTCCAATAAGTTCGGAGTGGGTTTTTCCCGGCGGGATACTTCGTGAGCCGGCAGCGGCGCTTAGGCGTGCTGATTGTTGCGTGGTGACAGGCGCCGCGGGCAGAGATGCGAGCGATGATGTGCTCTTCCGACGTTGGTTGGACCAGCAGTGTCCAGGTGTCCCTGTTTTTTTTGGGGATTATGAGCCTGTCGCCCTTTATGACCAACAACAGCGCCGGGTGCCTCTTGAGGAGTTGGTTGATGTTCCGCTCTTTGCCTTTTGTGGTATTGCTAATCCGCAATCGTTTTGGCGAATTATCGAGAGTCGTTTTTTGGTTAAAGGGCGGAAGCCATTTTCCGACCATTATCCATTCCTTTCCGGTGATATTGAAGACATTGTTCGTTTGGCGTTGGCTGCTGATTGTGCGGCCCTGATTACTACCGAAAAGGATTATGTTAAAATTAAATCGATGAAGTCTGCTTTGCCAATCTGGGTCTTGGCCGTTGGGTTGCGGATGGAGGAGGGTTTTGATCGATTCGTGCTGGAGAAGCTCTGTGTTGTGTGAGTGGGGACCTGTTGCTGTGGCGTATTGTGCCTTTGGATTGCCTTGGGCGGAGATGAAACTGTGTCTTTTTTGCAACAGAGAGAGGATGCTCTGAGCGTGTAGTTGTTTTGTGTTCAGGTGTCTCGGAGGCATTTTTTAAGAAAAAAGTTTAATTACGTGTGAGAAATTTGCTTTATTTGTTTGTTTATGCGTATTTTTTTTTGAAAATATATCTGGCGCCTTTCTGTGTTTTTTCGTGTTTTCTGGAAATTTAATTTGTTTGGTATATATATTGCTTTGTTCTCCTGTTGATTTGGTCCTAATGACGGGATCAGACTTTTTGACTGAAAGTAATTTTTTACGGATTTTGGGAGATGATTCGGCAAGTGCTTGTCTTTGCTGATGATGATAAAAAATCGAATGGAAATATACCAGCATACAGTAAAGAAACCGGTCAGTTTCATCGGCACCGGTCTCCATAGCGGCCAACCAGTTAAGATTACGGTGTCGCCGGCCCGCGCTTATCACGGAATTCGTTTTAAGCGGTACGGTAGCGATGATTCCATGCCGGCATTTGTTGATCGGGTAGTGGATACCAGTCTGGCGACAACTATTGCTGAGCGTGGTATGGTTGTTTCAACTACCGAACATCTCTTGGCAGCTCTGATGGGGTTGGGAATTGATAACGTTCTGGTTGAGCTGGATGGGACTGAAGTGCCAATTATGGATGGGAGCGCAGCGCCCTTTGTTGAAGGTTTACGCCGCGTGAGCCGCACCAAACAAA
Coding sequences within:
- the lpxK gene encoding tetraacyldisaccharide 4'-kinase, with the protein product MSDNRLVRMAFFFGKIFSPVYSLVMRIRAAFYAKGILAVTRLTLPVVSVGNLTLGGTGKTPMVMYLARLLSSHGLRPGVVSRGYGGQNRLPVALVSDGNRIFLSSVEAGDEPVLLARELPGVPVVISRQRVNGGQYLVRRDCVDVLILDDGFQHQAVSRDFDLVLFASGVPISSEWVFPGGILREPAAALRRADCCVVTGAAGRDASDDVLFRRWLDQQCPGVPVFFGDYEPVALYDQQQRRVPLEELVDVPLFAFCGIANPQSFWRIIESRFLVKGRKPFSDHYPFLSGDIEDIVRLALAADCAALITTEKDYVKIKSMKSALPIWVLAVGLRMEEGFDRFVLEKLCVV
- a CDS encoding 3-deoxy-D-manno-octulosonic acid transferase, whose product is MIIIYNILQILLLLILGPFLAVWVVVSAKYRHRIPNRLGFGLGGMISDLPLGPRVWIHALSVGEMASVRPLLEVLRREMPEVVVILSATTRSGEEYARGLTGLADCIVPFPLDFYWVVKRFVRLLRPDLFVLVETDFWPNLLSHLNRKKVRCLLANGRVTRQSMARYHRFRFLFTPVFSSFWRISMQMADDAIRLVQLGVNPEKIVVCGNLKYDMAEIVSDGTRVISLADITGTRGLILVAGSTHNGEEEIVLDAFVSLLTNYPFLFLVIAPRDVKRALEIVDLCVDRGLHYTLRTGQKGSSGQVLILDTLGELVSVYRLADIAFVGGSLVDQGGHNPLEPAFYSVPVLFGDYMADFAEISRDLVAVGGAFTVTDETFRDRVEKLLASEGERKRMGRCAGDLVMKHRGAAQRLLGLIREALW